In a single window of the Elaeis guineensis isolate ETL-2024a chromosome 4, EG11, whole genome shotgun sequence genome:
- the LOC140857431 gene encoding uncharacterized protein, with product MRIRKCALKLLGSTIAYFSPPPPELQQQQPSSSPEWDSHAASVAAAAAGILCQLNRSPWDLIPNEQNVVSQENEDADPIDDDGIKGARKPFDPPLIKSGVRKKVEEEEEEKKVKKKVKRKRMEKGMDSTVATETDETATPLCKKSDGKGWHCKRPAHLSHSLCQYHLTQLRSYTNNNNHRKALDQATGGGDKHRKKRKADIAGDGNNFYYYYYYGFGPWRGKRRGSSCSSDNFGNVTEEEGRGNSESADGHNAPVMGDDEEDSEEEDGGKGCCNEEDRSDDDDEEEEEEEKRNCRKRGRKPVKARSLKSLL from the exons ATGAGGATTAGAAAGTGTGCTTTAAAACTGTTGGGCTCCACGATCGCCTACTTctcgccgccgccgccggagctgcagcagcagcagcccagCTCATCGCCGGAGTGGGACTCGCACGCTGCTTCtgtcgccgccgccgccgccgggaTTCTCTGCCAGCTGAACCGCTCTCCGTGGGATCTCATACCCAATGAGCAGAATGTCGTTTCCCAG GAAAACGAGGATGCCGACCCCATCGACGACGACGGTATCAAAGGTGCTCGGAAACCCTTCGATCCTCCTCTTATCAAGAG TGGTGTAAGGAAAAAggtggaggaagaggaggaggagaagaaggtgaagaagaaagtgaagaggaAAAGGATGGAGAAAGGGATGGATTCAACTGTTGCTACCGAGACTGATGAGACCGCTACACCTTTGTGCAAGAAGAGTGATGGCAAGGGATGGCACTGCAAAAGACCGGCGCACCTTTCCCACTCGCTCTGCCAATACCACCTCACCCAGCTCCGCTCCTACACCAACAATAACAATCACAGAAAAGCCCTCGACCAGGCAACCGGAGGCGGCGATAAACATCGCAAGAAGAGGAAGGCGGACATAGCCGGAGATGGCAATAACTTCTACTACTACTATTATTATGGGTTCGGGCCTTGGCggggaaagaggagaggaagtagTTGTAGCAGTGATAATTTTGGTAACGTCACTGAAGAAGAAGGCAGAGGGAATTCGGAGTCGGCGGATGGGCATAATGCTCCGGTGATGGGTGATGACGAGGAAGATAGCGAGGAGGAGGATGGAGGAAAGGGCTGCTGCAACGAGGAGGATAGgagtgatgatgatgatgaggaggaggaggaggaggagaagaggaattgcaggaagagaggaaggaagcccGTGAAAGCtcgttctctcaaatctctgctaTAG
- the LOC140857287 gene encoding uncharacterized protein, protein FDENINVDIEQSPEESFRINYFLYLVDQAIFSLKHRFEQFQLYENNFGFLFDFKTLISLDEESLKKFCLNLQNILTNGNHYDLDGIDLFSELKVLKAIMPKENNTAIDILNYINEMNCYPNTSIAYRILLTIPVTVASAERSFSKLKLLKSYLRSTMLQERLNGLAMLSIEEELLSNIDYKEIIKNFALQNIRRLIFQ, encoded by the coding sequence tttgatgaaaatattaatgtagatattgaacaatcaccagaagaatcatttagaattaattattttttatatttagtagatcaagctatcttttcattgaaacataggtttgaacaatttcaattatatgaaaataattttggatttttgtttgatttcaaaacattaatttcattggatgaagaaagtttgaaaaaattttgtcttaatcttcaaaatattttaacgaatggtaatcattatgatcttgatgggattgatttattttcagaattaaaagttctaaaagcaattatgccaaaagaaaacaaTACTGCTATAGATATACTTAATTATATTAATGAAATGAATTGTTATCCAAATACATCAATTgcatatagaatattattgacCATACCTGTCACTGTTGCCTCTGCTgaaagaagtttttcaaaattaaaattattaaaatcatatttacgatcaacaatgttacaagaaagattaaatggtttagctatgctatctattgaagaagaattattgtcaaatattgattacaaagaaattataaaaaattttgcattacaaaatatacgtagattaatttttcaataa